In Ochrobactrum sp. Marseille-Q0166, a single genomic region encodes these proteins:
- a CDS encoding mechanosensitive ion channel family protein has protein sequence MTYLSIFRAVAFAMIALATSFGVTAHSFAQDMKAANPKPAVVAEQSVVEEKADPKAPDAVEGSTPVSSVVQQQKPVINDLKQQTKAINDQLQKSVTSDESLANLKLQLDGLSKKLLDAGVAFRPRLTEINTRLEQLGAAPSADQAAEPAIVAEERARLIAEKAEINAVIGETEDASLAVNQMSAKIGNMRRDLFTQTLSQRVNLDLSLGSEVSSAAGKQMMSLWSIVKSWWRFVFTFKLNSFLAAAFFAIVAALVIQLGARRVLGSLYERDVTNQAPSYLSRLSVAFWSTAIPSGAVAVFLATTYFCLDYFNVLRPDIGTLLQSLFIVLGIVFFISRLAFACISPYTPAWRLVPIAPRPGRALVWLITGMALINGLDSFFSKVNQVLSSPLSLTMAKSLLSTVAIGVLILIIALLKPIERNSGEAVRAWPKAFRVFLILLGLVPIVAACLGFVGLARFMAQQIVVTGAFLVTMYLGFLTGRAISEEQAFASSPIGRVMHDRFHFDEAKLDQLGLVVGIVINLVVALVGIPLVLMQFGFQWVELKNTFYHLMTGFQIGSISISLMGILTGVALFAIVYLMTHWFQNWLDSKVLARGRVDSGVRNSIRTVVGYVGLVLAALIAVSAAGFNLSSLALIAGGLSLGIGFGLQNIVQNFVSGLILLAERPFKVGDWVEAGTVSGIVKKISVRATEVETFQKQSIVVPNSTLINGNVGNWTLRNKLGRIDINVQAAYTDEPRRVHALLLEIIRGHPSILKNPEPFVALQSMTESLLVFDIYAHVADITSTGGIKNELRFQIVERFHAEGIQLASSSTDLVLGMSEIEKLSELVNKDAARVAKPRKEKVVEADKPERDDKV, from the coding sequence TTGACATATTTATCGATTTTCCGCGCAGTTGCATTTGCAATGATCGCTTTGGCTACTTCGTTTGGAGTAACGGCTCATTCCTTTGCACAAGATATGAAAGCAGCAAATCCTAAGCCTGCGGTGGTCGCTGAACAATCTGTCGTCGAGGAAAAGGCAGACCCCAAAGCGCCGGACGCTGTTGAAGGCAGTACGCCTGTCTCGAGTGTGGTGCAGCAGCAAAAGCCGGTTATCAACGATCTCAAGCAACAAACCAAAGCCATCAATGACCAGTTACAGAAATCTGTAACGAGCGATGAATCTCTCGCCAATCTTAAGCTGCAGCTTGATGGTCTTTCCAAGAAGTTGCTGGATGCAGGTGTTGCGTTTCGTCCTCGACTGACCGAAATCAATACACGGCTGGAGCAGTTGGGTGCGGCTCCTTCTGCGGATCAGGCGGCGGAACCGGCAATCGTTGCCGAAGAGCGTGCGCGTTTGATTGCTGAAAAAGCTGAAATCAACGCGGTTATCGGTGAAACCGAAGATGCTTCGCTCGCGGTCAATCAGATGTCAGCGAAAATCGGCAACATGCGCCGCGATCTGTTCACTCAAACCTTGTCTCAGCGCGTAAACCTTGATCTCAGTCTCGGTTCTGAAGTCTCGAGTGCTGCTGGCAAGCAGATGATGTCACTTTGGAGCATTGTGAAATCATGGTGGCGTTTCGTTTTCACCTTCAAGCTGAATTCATTTCTCGCCGCAGCTTTCTTCGCAATCGTTGCAGCTTTGGTCATTCAACTCGGTGCCCGACGCGTTCTGGGATCGCTTTATGAACGTGATGTAACCAACCAAGCGCCGTCCTATCTAAGCCGCTTGTCCGTTGCCTTCTGGTCAACAGCAATCCCTTCGGGCGCGGTCGCTGTATTTCTCGCGACAACCTATTTTTGCCTAGACTATTTTAATGTGCTCAGGCCCGATATCGGCACGCTTCTGCAATCCCTATTTATCGTTTTAGGTATTGTGTTTTTCATCAGCCGATTGGCTTTTGCTTGCATTAGCCCCTACACACCGGCGTGGCGTTTGGTGCCCATTGCTCCGCGGCCTGGCAGGGCTTTGGTCTGGCTCATCACAGGTATGGCCCTGATCAACGGTCTCGACTCTTTTTTCAGCAAGGTTAATCAGGTTCTCTCTTCGCCTTTGTCTTTGACAATGGCCAAAAGCCTGCTCTCAACTGTCGCTATTGGTGTACTGATATTGATCATCGCACTTTTAAAGCCTATCGAGAGAAACAGTGGAGAGGCCGTTCGAGCGTGGCCTAAAGCGTTTCGGGTATTTCTTATCCTCCTCGGCCTTGTGCCGATTGTTGCGGCATGTCTTGGCTTTGTTGGCCTTGCACGGTTTATGGCACAACAGATCGTCGTGACTGGCGCGTTTCTCGTAACGATGTATTTAGGATTCCTGACTGGTCGTGCTATCTCTGAAGAACAGGCTTTTGCATCCAGCCCCATTGGTCGCGTGATGCATGATCGCTTCCATTTTGATGAAGCAAAACTAGACCAGCTGGGCCTCGTCGTCGGCATTGTTATAAATCTTGTCGTCGCTTTGGTTGGAATTCCCCTGGTGCTTATGCAATTCGGCTTCCAGTGGGTAGAACTCAAGAATACCTTCTATCATTTGATGACCGGCTTCCAGATAGGAAGCATTTCCATATCGCTGATGGGCATCCTGACGGGCGTGGCTCTGTTCGCCATTGTCTATCTGATGACGCATTGGTTTCAAAATTGGCTCGATAGCAAAGTTCTAGCGCGTGGTCGTGTCGATTCAGGTGTGCGCAATTCCATCCGTACGGTTGTCGGTTATGTAGGACTCGTGCTCGCAGCGCTGATCGCGGTATCGGCGGCAGGCTTCAATCTATCCAGTCTGGCGCTCATCGCGGGCGGTCTTTCGCTCGGTATCGGTTTTGGTCTTCAGAATATTGTCCAGAATTTTGTTTCCGGTCTTATCCTGCTTGCTGAGCGCCCGTTCAAGGTCGGAGATTGGGTTGAAGCGGGGACAGTTAGCGGGATTGTCAAAAAGATCAGTGTGCGCGCTACAGAAGTCGAAACTTTCCAGAAACAGTCAATCGTTGTTCCGAATTCGACGTTGATCAACGGCAATGTTGGCAACTGGACACTTCGTAACAAGCTTGGCCGTATCGATATCAATGTACAGGCTGCCTATACGGACGAGCCCCGTCGTGTTCATGCTCTGTTGTTAGAAATTATTCGTGGACATCCATCGATTTTGAAAAACCCAGAGCCATTTGTGGCACTCCAGAGTATGACGGAGTCGCTGCTGGTGTTCGATATCTATGCACATGTTGCAGATATTACATCGACGGGTGGTATCAAGAACGAGTTACGCTTCCAGATTGTCGAGCGGTTCCATGCCGAGGGAATTCAACTGGCTTCTTCTTCCACTGATCTGGTGCTGGGTATGTCTGAAATTGAAAAGCTCTCGGAACTGGTCAACAAAGACGCAGCGCGTGTGGCAAAGCCGCGTAAGGAAAAGGTCGTGGAGGCGGACAAACCGGAACGTGATGACAAGGTATGA
- a CDS encoding FAD-dependent oxidoreductase, with amino-acid sequence MAEFPKKAKVVIVGLGGIVGASVVHHLIERGWDDIVGIDKSGIPTDIGSTAHASDFCYATSHDFLSCWTTLYSIDFYEKMGHYARVGGIEVARVGDDSRMEELKRKVTSGKAFGTRARLMEPAEVKEKFPLIEESLVQGGLWDPDAGLVIPRSQTVAGKLIDQAEAAGKLKSFANTPAQSLVIENGRIKGVVTHRGTIEADYVVVCAGLWGRLIAEMVGEDLPVMPIDHPLTFFGPYNEFAGTGKEIGWPLMRDQGNSAYMRDTGDPKTAEGGQIEWGYYEETNPRLCHPRDLLEKHEARLSPSQRDLDMEQVLEPLERAIELTPILGELGYNESHSFNGFLQVTTDGGPSMGESQKVRGLWYAVAIWVKDGPGMGKLIADWMTDGRTAIDHNAIDYSRFYPHQMTEQFIWDRCTETAMKVYNPAVHPREPFSKGRNIRRSPFYEREKELGGYFMELGGWERAHGYAANEHLLEKYGDRIPVRQNEWDNRHFWRVSNAEHLALSEDCGIINLSHFAMYDIEGPDHVELMEWLCAAKVGGDANIGKGIYTHFLDDEGMVRADFTVIRMADHMRMINGADAGPRDFHYMRRVAEDKGFDVTITDVTEKYVTIGIWGPNARHNLKKVVEDPEGLNPENFAFAAIKPIRIAGKDVTAFRISYVGEQGWELHMRYEDGLAIWDALRSTGAIAVGVETYANTRRMEKSLRLQNADLRTEYNLLEADLARPKVKEADFRGKAKHLEYKAREHQPAMLCTLVMSENVDSNGVARYPVGILPVLDPATGETLVDTLGRRSYTSSIAYGPSIGKNIALAYLPWSYCQEGRKLNVEYFGETYPVEVVSIGYKPLYDPENSKPRS; translated from the coding sequence ATGGCAGAGTTTCCTAAGAAGGCGAAAGTAGTCATTGTCGGGCTTGGTGGCATCGTCGGCGCGTCGGTCGTCCATCACCTGATCGAGCGTGGCTGGGATGATATTGTCGGCATCGATAAATCCGGCATCCCCACCGATATCGGCTCCACAGCACATGCATCTGATTTCTGCTATGCGACCAGCCATGATTTCCTCTCATGCTGGACAACACTCTACTCCATCGATTTCTATGAGAAAATGGGCCATTATGCCCGCGTGGGCGGTATTGAGGTTGCCCGCGTCGGCGACGACTCCCGCATGGAAGAATTGAAACGCAAGGTTACGTCCGGCAAAGCTTTTGGCACACGTGCCCGCTTGATGGAGCCAGCTGAAGTCAAAGAGAAATTTCCGCTAATCGAAGAAAGCCTGGTTCAGGGCGGCTTGTGGGACCCGGATGCAGGTCTTGTTATTCCACGCTCTCAGACAGTTGCAGGCAAACTGATCGATCAGGCAGAAGCCGCTGGCAAGCTCAAGAGCTTCGCTAATACGCCTGCTCAATCGCTTGTCATTGAAAACGGTCGTATCAAAGGTGTTGTCACTCATCGCGGCACGATCGAAGCGGATTACGTCGTGGTTTGCGCTGGCCTGTGGGGTCGTCTGATTGCAGAAATGGTTGGTGAAGACCTGCCAGTCATGCCGATTGATCATCCATTGACCTTCTTTGGCCCCTATAACGAATTTGCGGGAACCGGCAAAGAAATCGGCTGGCCCCTTATGCGCGATCAGGGCAATTCGGCCTATATGCGCGATACAGGCGACCCAAAGACGGCCGAAGGTGGCCAGATCGAATGGGGGTATTATGAGGAAACCAATCCTCGCCTCTGTCATCCGCGCGATTTGCTTGAAAAGCATGAAGCACGTCTGTCGCCATCGCAACGCGATCTGGATATGGAACAAGTGCTCGAACCGCTCGAACGTGCCATAGAACTGACCCCAATCCTAGGCGAACTGGGTTACAATGAAAGCCATTCCTTCAACGGCTTCCTGCAAGTTACCACAGACGGTGGTCCTTCAATGGGCGAAAGCCAGAAAGTGCGCGGCCTCTGGTATGCTGTTGCAATCTGGGTCAAAGATGGCCCTGGCATGGGCAAGCTTATTGCCGACTGGATGACCGATGGCCGCACGGCGATAGATCACAACGCCATCGACTATTCGCGTTTCTACCCGCATCAGATGACCGAGCAATTCATCTGGGATCGTTGCACCGAAACCGCGATGAAGGTCTATAATCCGGCAGTTCATCCACGTGAACCCTTCTCCAAAGGCCGCAATATTCGCCGCTCACCTTTCTATGAGCGTGAAAAGGAGCTTGGCGGCTACTTCATGGAACTGGGTGGTTGGGAGCGTGCGCACGGTTATGCCGCAAACGAGCATCTTTTGGAAAAATATGGCGACCGTATTCCGGTACGTCAGAACGAATGGGACAATCGCCATTTCTGGCGCGTCTCCAACGCCGAACATCTCGCTCTGAGCGAAGATTGCGGCATCATCAACCTATCGCATTTTGCCATGTACGACATCGAAGGCCCTGATCATGTCGAGCTAATGGAATGGCTTTGTGCTGCCAAGGTCGGTGGCGATGCCAATATCGGCAAAGGCATCTACACGCACTTCCTTGATGATGAAGGCATGGTGCGCGCTGACTTCACCGTAATTCGCATGGCTGACCATATGCGTATGATCAACGGTGCCGATGCCGGCCCACGAGATTTCCATTACATGCGCCGCGTAGCCGAAGATAAGGGTTTTGATGTCACCATCACTGATGTCACCGAAAAATACGTCACCATAGGCATATGGGGGCCGAATGCCCGCCACAATCTCAAAAAGGTAGTGGAAGATCCGGAGGGTCTTAATCCAGAAAACTTCGCATTTGCCGCCATCAAACCGATTCGTATCGCAGGAAAAGACGTAACTGCGTTTCGTATTTCCTATGTCGGGGAACAAGGCTGGGAACTGCATATGCGTTATGAAGACGGTCTTGCTATCTGGGACGCATTGCGTTCGACGGGCGCAATCGCAGTCGGTGTGGAAACCTATGCCAATACGCGCCGCATGGAGAAAAGCTTGCGTCTTCAGAATGCAGACTTGCGCACCGAATATAACCTGCTTGAAGCAGATCTGGCACGGCCAAAAGTCAAGGAAGCGGACTTCCGTGGCAAGGCAAAACACCTTGAATATAAAGCCCGCGAACATCAGCCAGCCATGCTCTGCACTCTGGTCATGAGTGAGAATGTCGATTCAAACGGCGTCGCACGCTATCCGGTTGGCATTCTGCCTGTGCTCGACCCTGCGACCGGAGAAACACTGGTCGATACATTGGGGCGGCGTTCTTATACCTCGTCTATCGCTTACGGACCAAGTATCGGCAAAAACATCGCGCTCGCCTATCTGCCGTGGTCCTATTGTCAGGAAGGCCGAAAACTGAATGTAGAATATTTTGGAGAGACGTATCCGGTAGAAGTCGTATCGATTGGCTATAAACCGCTCTACGATCCTGAAAATTCAAAGCCCCGCAGCTAA
- a CDS encoding GlxA family transcriptional regulator has product MNQASSIKRSIVFFLVPDFSMIAFATAIEPLRIANRMLGYEAYRWRLTSTDGKPVTASNGVECAVNASLDDERRFLQREQRPSMVFVCSGVYVEEFRNKSVFAWLREEYNRGVAVGGLCTGAHILAAAGLLSGKRCAIHWENLPGFSEAFPKAEVYADLFEVDGNIYTCAGGTASLDMMLKLIGDDFDDNLVNRICEQALTDRVRNPHDRQRLPLRARLGIQNSKILTIIEMMEANLSEPEALIDVAHNIGLSRRQVERLFRQEMGRSPARYYLEIRLDRARHLLLQSSMPVVEVAVACGFVSASHFSKCYRELYGRSPQQERAERKILMAA; this is encoded by the coding sequence ATGAATCAAGCTTCATCGATTAAGCGGTCTATTGTTTTTTTTCTGGTTCCGGACTTCTCGATGATCGCGTTTGCGACAGCGATCGAACCGCTGCGCATTGCTAATCGGATGCTGGGTTATGAAGCCTATCGCTGGCGCTTGACGTCTACCGATGGCAAGCCGGTCACGGCGTCAAACGGTGTCGAATGCGCCGTCAATGCTTCGCTGGACGACGAGCGTCGCTTCCTTCAGCGTGAACAGCGCCCTTCCATGGTGTTTGTTTGCTCTGGAGTTTATGTCGAAGAATTCCGCAACAAATCAGTCTTTGCCTGGCTGCGCGAGGAATATAACCGCGGAGTCGCGGTTGGCGGTCTTTGCACAGGCGCACATATTTTGGCCGCTGCCGGCCTCCTGTCAGGCAAGCGCTGTGCCATTCACTGGGAAAATTTACCCGGCTTTTCTGAAGCTTTTCCAAAAGCGGAAGTCTATGCAGATCTATTCGAAGTCGATGGCAACATCTACACTTGTGCGGGAGGGACGGCCTCACTCGATATGATGCTGAAGCTCATCGGCGATGATTTCGATGATAATCTGGTCAACCGCATCTGCGAACAAGCTCTCACGGATCGCGTGCGCAATCCGCATGATCGCCAGCGCCTGCCGCTCCGTGCACGTCTCGGCATCCAGAACTCAAAGATTCTCACGATCATCGAAATGATGGAAGCCAATCTTTCGGAACCGGAAGCCCTTATTGACGTAGCGCATAATATCGGGCTTTCGCGTCGTCAGGTCGAACGCCTGTTCCGTCAGGAAATGGGTCGCTCACCAGCGCGTTACTATCTTGAAATTCGTCTCGACCGGGCCCGGCATTTGCTATTGCAATCATCGATGCCTGTCGTTGAAGTCGCCGTTGCCTGCGGCTTCGTTTCCGCGTCGCATTTTTCCAAGTGCTACCGCGAACTCTATGGCCGCTCACCACAGCAGGAACGTGCAGAGCGTAAAATTCTTATGGCTGCATAA
- the secD gene encoding protein translocase subunit SecD codes for MRTSKWVAVLYGLIVLIGIIIALPNFFTKQQLEAMPSWFPKRQVTLGLDLSGGSYLVLEVDAASLKKDRMRALLDDARGKLRAERIQPQSIRAVGDSVIVTIPDADQRAKADTALKTLISQVNTTGFGTAINDIDVTSGDNQIRLTLTQAGFTYRLDAALQQSLEIIRQRVDQVGVAEPSIQRVGSDRIVVQLPGLQDPAHLRQLLGSTAKMSFHMVADANPNDAPPPGVTVLPDSKDPNIKYPIEDQVALSGERLTDARAGFDQRTNEPIVSFRFDSLGARQFADITTKNVGRPFAIVLDGKVLTAPRINEPITGGSGQITGNFTVQDSVVLSALLRAGALPAPLTVIEERTVGPDLGGDAIKMGLITGIAGFILVAVFIQLLYGVWGLIANVALLLHTVLTFSALSLIGATLTLPGIAGIILGIGIAVDANILINERIREETRKGLGAMAALDKGFHAAFATIVDSNVTSLISTLLLFMFGTGPVRGFAVAMMLGIVISMFTDVTLVRMAMAWYVRKRKLKVLEIKPFMKIAPENPNFRFMNARFIGIATSIVLSLASIGLFFKPGLNYGIDFKGGIQAEITTSQPADLAQLREKLGGLGLGEVALQSAGSPNDVLIRIQRQDGGEEAQTVAVNKMREAIIAIDADAKIDRTEVVGPKVSGELARSGFIAVVLSALGMLVYLWWRFEWFFAVGAIITLILDTTKMVGFFALLQLDFNLTAIAALLTAIGYSVNDKVVVYDRMRENMRLYKSKPLREIVDMSINQVLIRCIYTSVTTFLCLLPMAIWGGSAVHNFAVPMLFGIFIATTSSIFIAAPILLLLGNWWQHRQEAHQAIIENSATPQK; via the coding sequence ATGCGTACTTCTAAATGGGTCGCTGTGCTTTATGGACTGATTGTTCTGATCGGTATCATTATTGCCTTGCCCAACTTCTTCACAAAACAACAGCTTGAAGCAATGCCGTCGTGGTTCCCGAAACGACAGGTTACGCTCGGTCTTGATCTGAGTGGCGGCTCATACCTTGTTCTCGAAGTAGATGCGGCAAGCCTCAAGAAAGATCGTATGCGGGCATTGCTCGATGATGCGCGAGGCAAACTGCGCGCTGAACGTATTCAGCCACAGTCGATCCGTGCAGTGGGCGATTCTGTTATCGTAACAATTCCGGATGCCGATCAGCGGGCGAAAGCCGATACGGCTCTCAAAACCCTCATTTCTCAGGTTAATACGACCGGCTTCGGAACGGCCATCAACGATATTGATGTTACCAGCGGTGACAACCAAATCCGCCTGACGTTGACACAGGCTGGCTTTACATACCGCCTTGACGCAGCTCTTCAGCAGAGCCTTGAAATTATTCGCCAGCGTGTGGATCAGGTTGGTGTTGCTGAACCATCGATCCAGCGCGTGGGTTCTGATCGCATTGTGGTGCAGCTTCCAGGTCTGCAGGACCCGGCACATCTCCGCCAGCTTCTGGGCAGTACCGCAAAGATGAGCTTCCACATGGTGGCGGACGCAAATCCAAATGATGCCCCCCCTCCGGGCGTGACAGTGCTGCCTGATTCCAAAGACCCGAACATCAAATATCCAATTGAAGATCAGGTGGCACTTTCTGGTGAGCGTCTGACGGATGCGCGTGCAGGGTTTGACCAGCGCACCAATGAGCCGATTGTTTCGTTCCGCTTCGATAGTCTTGGCGCACGTCAGTTCGCTGATATCACAACTAAGAACGTGGGACGTCCATTCGCCATTGTTCTTGATGGCAAAGTCCTGACAGCCCCGCGTATTAATGAGCCAATCACCGGCGGCTCCGGCCAGATCACGGGTAATTTTACCGTTCAGGATAGTGTTGTTCTTTCTGCGCTTCTGCGCGCCGGTGCTTTGCCGGCTCCGCTGACAGTTATTGAAGAACGTACCGTTGGTCCAGATCTCGGTGGCGATGCTATCAAGATGGGCCTGATCACAGGTATTGCGGGCTTTATCCTCGTCGCGGTCTTCATTCAGTTGCTTTATGGCGTCTGGGGCCTGATTGCCAACGTAGCACTACTGCTGCACACGGTTCTCACATTCTCCGCCCTCAGCCTCATCGGAGCCACACTGACACTACCCGGTATAGCGGGTATTATTCTGGGTATTGGTATCGCAGTTGACGCGAATATCCTGATCAATGAACGCATACGGGAAGAAACCCGCAAAGGTCTCGGCGCTATGGCCGCGCTTGATAAAGGCTTCCATGCGGCCTTTGCAACCATCGTTGACTCGAACGTCACATCGTTGATTTCGACTTTGCTTCTGTTCATGTTCGGCACAGGTCCGGTACGCGGCTTTGCTGTCGCCATGATGCTCGGTATCGTCATCTCGATGTTCACCGATGTGACACTCGTCCGCATGGCGATGGCCTGGTATGTCCGCAAGCGCAAGCTCAAGGTGCTTGAAATCAAGCCGTTTATGAAGATAGCTCCGGAAAATCCAAACTTCCGCTTCATGAATGCTCGTTTCATCGGGATTGCGACTTCCATCGTTTTGTCACTTGCTTCGATTGGCCTCTTCTTCAAGCCGGGACTTAATTACGGAATCGACTTCAAAGGCGGTATTCAGGCAGAAATCACGACATCACAGCCGGCCGATCTCGCACAGTTGCGTGAAAAGCTTGGTGGGCTTGGCCTTGGTGAAGTTGCACTTCAATCTGCTGGTAGCCCGAACGATGTTCTCATCCGTATCCAGCGTCAGGATGGTGGCGAAGAGGCACAGACCGTCGCTGTCAACAAGATGCGGGAAGCAATTATCGCAATTGACGCGGATGCCAAGATTGATCGTACAGAAGTCGTCGGACCGAAAGTTTCTGGTGAACTCGCCCGTTCAGGCTTCATCGCGGTTGTTCTTTCGGCACTCGGTATGCTCGTCTATCTTTGGTGGCGATTTGAGTGGTTCTTCGCGGTCGGCGCTATTATCACACTGATCCTCGACACCACAAAAATGGTGGGTTTCTTCGCGCTGCTCCAGCTCGACTTCAACCTGACTGCCATTGCAGCACTGCTGACGGCCATCGGTTACTCGGTGAACGATAAGGTCGTGGTTTATGACCGTATGCGTGAAAATATGCGCCTTTATAAATCGAAACCGCTGCGCGAGATCGTGGATATGAGTATCAATCAGGTCCTCATCCGCTGTATCTATACCTCTGTGACAACGTTCCTTTGCTTGCTGCCTATGGCAATCTGGGGTGGAAGTGCTGTGCATAATTTTGCCGTACCAATGCTGTTCGGTATCTTTATCGCGACAACTTCGTCGATCTTCATTGCAGCACCGATCCTGCTCCTGCTTGGCAACTGGTGGCAGCATCGTCAGGAAGCACATCAGGCAATTATTGAGAATAGTGCTACACCGCAGAAGTAA
- a CDS encoding LysR family transcriptional regulator: MTAPVQHPLPTLDMDVLRTFAAIADTGSFSAAANVVFRTPSAVSMQIKKLEDQLGVAVFERDARSVTLTSDGEVLLGYARRLLALNREAVAKFVAPAITGVVRLGSPDDIGECILPLVLKRFAETHPGVTVDVVIDQSTNLRKRLDERRLDVTLVNLSHTVPSKGDTEVLLDEELVWAGAKCGTAYRRDPLPLSIWEEGCAWRGNALEALENSGRPYRIAYMSSHSTGQRAAIQADLAIAPFGKTLLGEGIVALGPEHGLPELGRYQLGMLIRPDARQHIQVVADHLRSVFESYRRTGRFETFRSGWGSAAAACG, translated from the coding sequence ATGACGGCGCCGGTTCAACATCCTCTACCAACACTTGATATGGATGTGTTGCGCACATTCGCTGCCATAGCCGATACAGGCAGTTTTTCAGCGGCTGCAAATGTGGTGTTTCGGACGCCTTCGGCTGTTTCGATGCAGATCAAAAAGCTCGAAGACCAATTGGGTGTCGCAGTCTTTGAGCGCGATGCGCGGTCGGTCACGCTGACGAGCGATGGCGAAGTGCTTCTTGGTTATGCGAGGCGACTGCTTGCTCTGAACCGTGAAGCGGTAGCGAAGTTTGTGGCTCCAGCCATCACTGGCGTGGTGCGGCTTGGCTCACCGGATGACATCGGCGAGTGTATTCTGCCATTAGTTTTGAAAAGATTTGCCGAGACGCATCCGGGCGTCACAGTCGATGTGGTTATCGATCAAAGCACCAACTTGCGCAAACGTCTGGATGAGCGGCGTTTAGACGTTACGCTGGTCAATCTCTCGCATACAGTGCCGAGCAAAGGTGATACCGAGGTTCTGCTGGATGAGGAACTGGTTTGGGCCGGCGCAAAGTGTGGAACTGCCTATCGTCGTGATCCGCTTCCACTTTCTATATGGGAAGAAGGCTGTGCATGGCGTGGCAATGCATTGGAAGCGCTGGAAAATTCTGGACGGCCATATCGCATCGCTTATATGAGTTCACATTCGACAGGTCAGCGTGCCGCAATACAGGCAGATCTTGCTATTGCGCCTTTCGGCAAGACGCTTCTTGGCGAAGGAATCGTTGCATTGGGACCCGAACATGGCTTGCCGGAATTGGGACGCTATCAGCTTGGTATGCTTATCCGGCCAGACGCGCGTCAGCATATTCAGGTTGTCGCGGATCATCTGCGCAGCGTTTTTGAATCATATCGTCGCACTGGACGTTTCGAGACATTCCGATCTGGTTGGGGATCTGCGGCAGCTGCTTGCGGCTGA
- a CDS encoding entericidin A/B family lipoprotein encodes MKLSRIVPVAIVLCAFTLASCANTVRGVGRDVKSTAHAVQETVE; translated from the coding sequence ATGAAGCTATCCCGCATTGTCCCGGTTGCCATCGTTCTTTGCGCTTTTACTCTTGCCTCATGTGCCAACACCGTTCGTGGTGTGGGGCGCGATGTTAAAAGCACTGCACACGCCGTTCAGGAAACCGTGGAATAA